The genomic interval GCATCCACGAGCAGCAGGTGATCATCTTCGACCTTGGGCGCCTTAGAGACGATCCGGCGACCGTCCTCACAGGGGCCCTTCTCACGAGCCTCTACGATGCTGTTCGAGAGTCGCATCGCGATGATTCGGCTGGCAAGCCCGACAACTACGTGATCAACGTCTTGATCGACGAGGCCGCCTCAGTCGTCGCAACGGACACGATCAGCGAATTGCTCTCCCGTGGCCGCGAGTTCGATGTCTCGCTCGAACTGGCGACACAGTTCCCGGAACAGATTCTCGAATCCGGCGACCGAGAGACGTACCTGAACACGCTTCGGAATACGGGGACGAAACTCATCGGAAACATCCACGTGGACGACGAACTCGCCGGGGCATTAGCCCACGAGGACATGGACCGTGTGGATTTCCGAAACCGGGTGAACTCGCTCGCGAACGACGAGTGGTTGGTCGACGTCCCCAGCCCCCAGTTCAGTGCACCTGACCCGAATCCGTTCTATGTCCAAGCCCCACCCGTTCCCGCCGGGCACCCCGCGAGTGACGCTCCGTTAAGCGATGCTGAAGATGCGCGATTTCAAGAGTCGCTTGAGGTGGTGCGGTCTCGAACTCGTGACGTGTACGGTGTCGAGGATGGGAACGCATCGCCAGCGGATGCTGTCCCGGAAGAACTTCGGAATCGACTTGGTGCCGCTGATGGCGATCTCGACGAAGCGCTTGCACATGTGATTCGGGCCCTCCAACTCCGCGAGGGCGTCCGCGAAGAGAACGACTGGGTACCTGTCGAGGCTGTAGATACTGAACTCCAACGAGTGTTTGCCGACGTTGCTGGTGAGGCAGGCATCGATGGAGGGGTACCGGACTACGAGACACTCGCCGACGTCCGCGAGCACTCGCAGTTGCTGACGGTGGATATCGACGCTGAGTCGAACACGTTGGTCGTTCGGTTGACTGAGGCGGGTGAGGAGGCCGTGACACCGGAGCTAGGTGATGTCCAAGCCGCCGGTGGGCAAGCCCATGACGATGGGATTCTCGAGATTGAGGAGGCACTCACGACGGCTGGGTTCACCGTCGAACTCATCACACAGGATGGGAGTGAGCAGCCCGATGCACGAGCGACTCACCCCGAGCTCGATAACGAGTTCGCCATCGAGGTCGAGACGACCACACCAGAGAACCCGATCAAGGTACTCACCAACCTGAAAAAAGCACAGGACGAGGACTCGATTCCGTTGTTTGTTGTTCGCCCTGGTGAGACGGAGACGTATTGGGCTGAACGCATTGAGGGAATCCTCCATCCCCCAGTCAAACAGCTCTCGAACGGGGAAACACAGCTCTACACATACGACGAACCGCTCCACGTTCGGCGGGTCTCGACAGGTGAACGATTCCCTGCCGTTCGCCCCGTTACTGGTGAAGGCGACTCTCGACGGACGATCTGGCGACGAGGAGAGGAGGATATCATCCTCGTCGATAGTGCAGGCATCGAGCAGGGACGAATCCTCGGAGAGGCATCGGCCACCGAACACAACGTGCCGGGAGTCTACACGTACGATGCAGAGGCCAACAAGTACGTCGTCACTGCCGATGGCACCCGACATACATACGACTCGAAAGCTGCCTTCGACGCCGAGTGGGTCACGATTAAGAAGCCGTTCATCCCCGAGAACGAACTCCCAGTGCCGGACTATGGGCGTGATACCTACCGCATCGTGATTCTTGCTTCCGACGGGGAAGCCGTGGTCTATGATTCGGCAGAGTCCACATCTCCCTTATCGACTCTCCTCATGGACTCTCCACTCCTCGCGACGTCTCGTGATGATCAGACTGAAGGCACGCCAGACCAGGCTGATTCAATTGAACGAGACGGCGCTGAGAGTATCGCAAGTGGCGATTCCAGTGAGAATACCTCCCCGAAGGTTGCCGACAGACCTACTGAAGGGGATTCTCCTCTTCAATTCGATCCTGAAGACCCCGAGGAGCTGCTGTCGGCCTTCGTCACTAGATACCTCCGTGAAGATCCTGATGCTGTCACACCGAAAGACCGGATCTACAAAGCGTTCACCATCTGGTCGATCCAGCATGGCGGGGACGTCCCTGAGAAGAGTTCGTTCTCGAAGCGCCTACGCGAACATGTCGATTGTGGTGACAAACGTGTCAGCAATAATGGGGAACGGACGTACTGTTACACCGACATTGAACTCTCTGAGTCTGGGTGTGAACTCCTCGAATGAACATGCATCAATATTTTGTTCAGTATCGGGTTGTAGACGAAATCGCCGGACGGAAGTGTCCGTCTAGGGGGACAGGCAGACTCTGGACACAGGCGTCTAAGGGAGGGTACTCTGAAGCGCGAATATCCCAGAAAAGTCGCAGACGGCGTAGCCCGTCTAGGGTGGACAGAACCTGTCTAGGGTTACTCACCCGACATCCTCACCAACGCAAGTCAGAAACACGTCCTTGGACGGGACGCCTCACTCCTACGCAGTCATGCGATTTTATCTTGAACCTGGATCAGGAGGTATGGGGATTCAGGCCGGAATCGCCGGACGGCAATACCCGTCTAGGGTATAACCGCATGACTGCGCCGCCGTCTATGAGGTCCGGTCGAGGAAAACCAACTAGTATAGAGTGGGGGGTGGCCGTTGGAGAAGAAGTTGCGACACAGCGCATCCCGCAGAGCGGGTTTATCAAAAGGCTGAAAGAGAGTGGACCAGGGGTCCGGGTAGGAGACAAGCCATGAATGAGAACATTGTCATCGACCAGACTGAGATACCAAAAACGCTCGTCGAGTACGACCAGTGGATCTGTTGGCGGGAGGTCGAGCGAGATGGGAAGCCGACGAAAGTTCCGATCACACCGAGGAGTGGCGAGTTCGCCTCGGCAACGGACGAAGGGACGTGGACGGAATTCGAGACAGCAACTGCATACACCGCGACTGCCGATGTTGATGGCCTCGGATTCGTGTTCACCAATGACGATCCAATCGTCGGGATTGACCTGGATGACTGTCGCGACCCAGGGACGAACACCGTCGACGACGACGCTCGAGACATCGTCACCCGACTTGATTCCTATACGGAGGTATCGCCGTCGGGGACTGGCTTCCATGTACTCATCAAGGGTGATCTCCCAGAGGGGCGAAATCGAAAGGGTAGCGTCGAGATGTACGACTCGGCGCGGTTCTTCACGGTCACGGGCGACCATGTCGACGTGACGCCGCGACGCGTCGCGACTCGGCAAGACGCCCTGACAGCGATCCATCGGGAGTACGTCCAGGAGTCGTCGCCAAAAGCACAGCAGACGGCAACACAGCCAACCAGGACAGGTGAGACACCGTCGACGGACGTCGACCTTGACGACACAGAGCTCCTTGCAAAGGCACGGAACGCCTCGAACGGGGAGAAGTTCGAACGGCTGTGGCGCGGCAACACGCACTCGTACGATAGTCACTCGGAGGCAGATATGGCGCTGTGCTTCCTGCTGGCGTTCTGGACTGGTGGCGACGTCGTCCGGATGGACCAGCTCTTCCGACAGTCAGGGTTGATGCGCGAGAAGTGGGATGAGGTTCACTACGCTGATGGGTCGACCTATGGCGAGAAGACAATCGAACGGGCGAGAGCGAACGCGACGGAGTTCTACGATCCAGAGTCCGGGGAGGAGTCAGCGCAGTCCTCGACAACTGCCGGTGGATCGTCTGCCGACGCTGGGAATGGCGGGTCTGAGCGTACTCAAGCATATGTGACTGAGAAGAACCGGTTGCTGACTGACCGTGTTGAAGAACTCGAAGCAACACTTGACAAGAAAGACGAGCAAATTGCCGCTCTTGAAGCAGAAGTCGAACGGCTTGAAGCCAAAGTTGCGGATCAGATCAGTTTGGATGATGAGGAAAACGAGTCAGTCTCTGTGTGGGAGCGGACGAAGCAGTTGTTTCAGCCTGAGTCTGAATAGCGTCGACGCCAGGTCGTTTGTAGGTAGTCATTCGATAGCTGTAGTCCCACCCCTACGACAGTTCAGCCATAATCTTCCTCAATCCGTTCTCGCTCACGACTACCCTGATCTATCCGGTCCATACGTGGTCTCGGTGAAATGTAAGGTAGTGCCGAGCTGGCCATTGGGAACGATCTGCTGGGAGATGTAGTTGTTCTCCTTCATAGGGAGCGATCGCCTCATACCCATCTAACGAGGGATCGTCTCTGACACAAATCGTGTAATCGTCGTCAATAGTGAACCAACCATGATCGAAGGCCCAGTGGTGCGTACGACAAAGCGCCAACCCGTTTTGAACTGCATCTGGTCCGCCTTCAAGAGAATCGTCATCGTCGACACCGGATACGGGATATATATGAGCAGCTTCAACCTCGAAATAGCCGCTCTCATCTTGCCATCGCTGGCCGCACACGGCACAAGCATGGTTATACGCTTCTCTCACTCGTTTGCTGAATGTCGAACTCCGACGTTGTACCGGTCGGAGGATTCTGGAGGAAGACCTCGACATCGGTTCTCCTCCCGTCCCAAGGTGATCCTGGAGCTTTGCTGACCGAGCGAGTGCTTCGTCAGTAACTCTTGACTCCATTGCTTCTTGGTAGTTGTCGCTAACGAGATCCGTAGAGAGACAGTAGGCGAATTGATCGTCAAGTAACACCGCCTCAATCTGTTCTCCGAGAGCACTATCTCGAACGGGACCAATATTGAGGGAATGCCCAATGAACGACTCGATGAGCCCGTTCCCACTCTGGGTTCGTCGAGAAACCGGGGCACTGAACGTTTCGCCAATTTCTGGCAGCCGATTGCGAAGCGAGAGTGAAACAAGTCCAGTCGCAACTAGTCTCGATGGCTCTACCCGTACTATTTTGACCGGAATGGTTTCTCCTGGACGAGTATCTTCTGGTATATTTTGGACTCGAACAGGGAAGCCTCGATACGTTGCAGGACCGTGGCCAGCTGAATTTCTCCCTTCAATTGTAGCCTCTACAGTGTCCCCAATACCAGGACACCCTTCTGGAGGGTTATCGACAAGCTGGCCAGTTTGGGCGCGCATTGTGTTATCGTAATATTCGGTTCGAGCCCCCGCTGTTAGACACAACGCATGATTTTCGTCGTAGACGACCGCGTCGACCGCCATACCAACAGCATCTGGATTGACTGGCCCGATCGTGATTTCACCAGAACCATAGTCAAGAATTCCGTTGCCACTGTTTGAGATCCGGGTGATTGTACCGTGGATTATATCTGAGGGCGTCAGTTCGTCCATGCCCTTGTGTTCCTAGGAAAGACAAATAAATCTCAGTCGTGGCCGACACTATTTTCTTCGAGTTACTTTCCTTGCGTGAAATCTATCCAGACATCACTGCAGAACAAATAGACGTGATCGGATGAATAACCCGATAGATTTAGTCAGTCCGACCACAATAGCTGGCCCACAGCACGAATGTCGTCTTTCTCCTGGCTTGCATACTCTGAATCCGAGCGTGAACGAACTCTCGACATCATCTCGCAATTCTCTGAGCGTGATACGCGTGATGAACTCGGTATCGGGCGTATCCGTGATGCATTTGCAGACCTTCTGTTCCCAGGAACGAGTACCATCCAAACCCGCGCTAAGTATTTCCTTTTCGTCCCCTGGATGTATCGTGAGCTTGAGCAACGACGGACACCTTCCGATACCATCGCGAAGAAAGCCCGGCGATATGAAATCCAACTCATTGACTCACTCCTTCAGAATGAGGACACGGACGGAATAATCGGTCAATACGCCAAGGGTGACCTTCAGCGGATTCCGAGTAACATTTACTGGAGTGGTCTCGGGGAATGGGATATCAGACACTACAACGGCTCCCAAAATCAGTATCATAACTCTCTCGATGTCTATTATGAAATTCTCCACCGCGACCAGCGGACAGAAACAGGAGACGTCGTCGACGAGGCACGCTCGAATTGGGACCCGAACCTCCCCTCTCAACCCTCTGATTTTCCGAAGACAGCTACCCTCGAACTCCGTCCCGTGGATGCTGAGTATCTTCAAGATAAGATCTTGCAATCGGTCTCCGATTCCATGCTTGCTGAGGTTCTCTATATCGGGCATCTCGATGCAGACCCTGAATTCCCATGGGAATACCCATACTTAGGTCAACTATCAGAGGACGTTCGAGAAATACTGGCGCATGCGCGAAACTTCTCTGAGGTAATGCACGGCGCGGCTCTGCTCTATAACCTGATGCTTGCGCAAAAATCCGACGATGAAGAGCTCGTCGACAAATACACCTCGCGACTCGAAGAATGGGCCCGGATAGTTGATAGTCGGCGCACAGCGTTCAATACCTGGGATATCGACCGGTTCTGGAACATCGTCTCTAGAGCCAGTGCCACTACACCACCGGGTATGAGACAATTCGTCGAGCGGTGGATCGATCTCGCCACCGAATCGCCGCATACCGTTTCCGCTGACGCGGACGCACGCCAACTCATTAGCGACCGTGAGCGTCGGCTGAAACGTGGGCGAGCACGGTTGCATGATGCCCGTGCGCTTGAGCAGTGGGGCGGTGAAGCGGGTGCACAGCAGCTGAATTATCGCTGGAGTTCCGCGAAAACCCACCTAACAGATATCTTTGCTGGGTTGGAGGCTGCGTAATGCTCGAGCCCCAGGATCGGTCACTGCTTCACGAGACGCTTCGGCCGCCTGCTGGTTACGATCTCGATTACGCGGTCGGGGCTACATACTCATTGGACCTCACCGCGTTACTCGCCGTCCCGCTGGCTTTCACGAGACACCAACAGGTAGGAACAGAGCCAGAGGATTTCGATCCAGTCGCGATTCTCGACGCACTTCGAAAGAACTCCGAGAACATGACGCTGTTTTGCCAGGCCGGAGGAATACACGTTCCCTCACAGCAGCATCCGCTCTATCAGCTTCTCGAGGATCTCGTTGTCGAGACGACGACGCCGAGTGGGAGTGGATCGTTTCACCCGAAGACGTGGGTCCTCCGGTATACAGCGCCGGACTCACCCGTTCACTATCGGTTTCTGTGTCTGAGTCGCAACCTCACCTACGCCCGTTCGTGGGATACTGTTCTCACGCTCGATGGCAAACTTACAGACCGCGAGTATGCCTACACACGGAACCATCCACTCGGCGATTTCATCGAGGCGCTTCCGAACATGGCAGTTCGAGAACTTGGAGACGAACGACAGGAACGGATCGCAACGATTCAAGACGAAATTCGCCGCGTCGATTTCGATCCTCCCGACCCGTTTGAAGAGATCGCCTTTCATCCATTTGGAATCGACAGCAGAGACCAGTGGCCGTTCCCAGATCGCTCGACTGATCTCGTCGTTGTATCGCCGTTTCTGTCGAGATCGCTGCTCAGCCAACTCAACCCCGAGTCACGACACGCAACACTAATCTCGCGGTGGGAAGAACTCGAAAGTCTCACAGAGACTGCATTAGAGCCGTGGGACGAGGTCTTCACCCTCAGTAGGGCTGCTGAATTAGACGAGCAGAGCGACGATCTCGAAATGCCATCCGAGGACGCCGATGAGTCCACCCTTGAAGATGACGAGGATGCTCTTCGAAGCCTCCATGCGAAACTCTTCCTCGTAGATGACGGTTGGGATGCCCGCGTGTATACGGGGTCAGCGAATGCAACTCGAGCCGCCTTTACTGACAATGTGGAGTTCCTTGTCGAGCTTCGTGGAAAGAAGAGCAAATGCGGTACCGGTGTTTTGCTTGGACAGAAGGACAGCGAGATGTCACTACGTGATCTGCTCGAACCATTCCAGTACGATGGGACGACGAGTCCCGATCCGATCGCAGAGAAGCTGGAGAAGGAACTTCGTGATATCAAGCAAGCCGTGGCATCAAGCCAGATCTCTGCATTCGTTGAGCAGAGTACAGAAGGAGAGGAATACGTTTTCACTCTCCGTACTGATGGGACATCTCTTTCGTTGCCACACAAAGCGTCGCTTACAGCACGTCCGATATCACTCCAAGACCGTGCCGCAACAGACGTCACACTTGATTCGCCCGAGTTGGCGACCTTCACACTCTCGTACGAGGCCATTACGAGCTTTATCGCGTTCGAGGCGACGGCTGAAGCAGCAAGCAAAACACAATCAGAGACCTTCGTCCTGAATATCCCACTCGAGAATGCACCTACGGACCGAAGGCAACGGCTGCTGCGAACGATTGTAAATGACCGCCGTCGATTCCTTCAATTCTTGGCCTTGCTCCTCGGCGATACCGATACGACGTTCGGATATCTCCTCTCTCAAACGAACTGGAAAGACTGGGATGGAACCTCTCGGAACGGTGAATTAGAGCAATTCCCATTACTGGAACAGCTTC from Halomarina pelagica carries:
- a CDS encoding phage NrS-1 polymerase family protein; the protein is MNENIVIDQTEIPKTLVEYDQWICWREVERDGKPTKVPITPRSGEFASATDEGTWTEFETATAYTATADVDGLGFVFTNDDPIVGIDLDDCRDPGTNTVDDDARDIVTRLDSYTEVSPSGTGFHVLIKGDLPEGRNRKGSVEMYDSARFFTVTGDHVDVTPRRVATRQDALTAIHREYVQESSPKAQQTATQPTRTGETPSTDVDLDDTELLAKARNASNGEKFERLWRGNTHSYDSHSEADMALCFLLAFWTGGDVVRMDQLFRQSGLMREKWDEVHYADGSTYGEKTIERARANATEFYDPESGEESAQSSTTAGGSSADAGNGGSERTQAYVTEKNRLLTDRVEELEATLDKKDEQIAALEAEVERLEAKVADQISLDDEENESVSVWERTKQLFQPESE
- a CDS encoding HNH endonuclease; its protein translation is MDELTPSDIIHGTITRISNSGNGILDYGSGEITIGPVNPDAVGMAVDAVVYDENHALCLTAGARTEYYDNTMRAQTGQLVDNPPEGCPGIGDTVEATIEGRNSAGHGPATYRGFPVRVQNIPEDTRPGETIPVKIVRVEPSRLVATGLVSLSLRNRLPEIGETFSAPVSRRTQSGNGLIESFIGHSLNIGPVRDSALGEQIEAVLLDDQFAYCLSTDLVSDNYQEAMESRVTDEALARSAKLQDHLGTGGEPMSRSSSRILRPVQRRSSTFSKRVREAYNHACAVCGQRWQDESGYFEVEAAHIYPVSGVDDDDSLEGGPDAVQNGLALCRTHHWAFDHGWFTIDDDYTICVRDDPSLDGYEAIAPYEGEQLHLPADRSQWPARHYLTFHRDHVWTG
- a CDS encoding DUF6361 family protein, translating into MSSFSWLAYSESERERTLDIISQFSERDTRDELGIGRIRDAFADLLFPGTSTIQTRAKYFLFVPWMYRELEQRRTPSDTIAKKARRYEIQLIDSLLQNEDTDGIIGQYAKGDLQRIPSNIYWSGLGEWDIRHYNGSQNQYHNSLDVYYEILHRDQRTETGDVVDEARSNWDPNLPSQPSDFPKTATLELRPVDAEYLQDKILQSVSDSMLAEVLYIGHLDADPEFPWEYPYLGQLSEDVREILAHARNFSEVMHGAALLYNLMLAQKSDDEELVDKYTSRLEEWARIVDSRRTAFNTWDIDRFWNIVSRASATTPPGMRQFVERWIDLATESPHTVSADADARQLISDRERRLKRGRARLHDARALEQWGGEAGAQQLNYRWSSAKTHLTDIFAGLEAA
- a CDS encoding conjugal transfer protein, whose product is MSEPRDYLRVRPSSQPLHVGDIAHALASLHKLTVESQPSGLARFLPGTSSYPPRFEFLAVSEGTDAPVEFYYGTDGDLDALEDRLRSIYPTTFDIDRTELDLATKLIPPVAYSCEEFIDRLADGQLHFEPTEDDLRPVESERAVLEDGGTQTTSDATGSSHATMEYGDGVLRVDRVRSVDDPMVLTQPTLTDDGQILARPSVEEVVPMGVRWHGVAERKLDWMTTITPFTDHVDTAVISDDTETRVPLAAVIDTLVEADSPMAFQVVFQRKPDWSAEAWQREHDIKHGLDTLYGKARDFFDPVTPDEPNLSGQDEARLECVQAKKPKRTFTVNVRAVACPRDETAETQLDSRLDALATALDTLDGRFYGFEGHRLQASGFRQTASEQYARAALERLLDRELVTGRGKTRFDLVLNAEELANLITVPSGETLSRVGARGTRAKQQSRTPPPEPPAERLQQFDSGITLGPALGSNGQPHSKPVQLPPSLQKRHILRCAPPGHGKTIGLTNDALSAYDDTSGPVIILDSKGGGFATNYMRAHAARFGFDDFQENVLYFPVHEVLPGLAFFDIAPTLEYDDFDRVTASQHKADHYEEVLKLAMGTEKYERASVAPTLIKHLVKTMYDAEHGLENGRYRESVDAFSHAQLRHVVHQVWQAGPPNRNPDRVPQSSDPEARQTFDHLLNRDAQTFSTIMGGLDTRMEYITEDVRLRRLFDNTTSNFDFRDRIHEQQVIIFDLGRLRDDPATVLTGALLTSLYDAVRESHRDDSAGKPDNYVINVLIDEAASVVATDTISELLSRGREFDVSLELATQFPEQILESGDRETYLNTLRNTGTKLIGNIHVDDELAGALAHEDMDRVDFRNRVNSLANDEWLVDVPSPQFSAPDPNPFYVQAPPVPAGHPASDAPLSDAEDARFQESLEVVRSRTRDVYGVEDGNASPADAVPEELRNRLGAADGDLDEALAHVIRALQLREGVREENDWVPVEAVDTELQRVFADVAGEAGIDGGVPDYETLADVREHSQLLTVDIDAESNTLVVRLTEAGEEAVTPELGDVQAAGGQAHDDGILEIEEALTTAGFTVELITQDGSEQPDARATHPELDNEFAIEVETTTPENPIKVLTNLKKAQDEDSIPLFVVRPGETETYWAERIEGILHPPVKQLSNGETQLYTYDEPLHVRRVSTGERFPAVRPVTGEGDSRRTIWRRGEEDIILVDSAGIEQGRILGEASATEHNVPGVYTYDAEANKYVVTADGTRHTYDSKAAFDAEWVTIKKPFIPENELPVPDYGRDTYRIVILASDGEAVVYDSAESTSPLSTLLMDSPLLATSRDDQTEGTPDQADSIERDGAESIASGDSSENTSPKVADRPTEGDSPLQFDPEDPEELLSAFVTRYLREDPDAVTPKDRIYKAFTIWSIQHGGDVPEKSSFSKRLREHVDCGDKRVSNNGERTYCYTDIELSESGCELLE
- a CDS encoding phospholipase D family protein translates to MLEPQDRSLLHETLRPPAGYDLDYAVGATYSLDLTALLAVPLAFTRHQQVGTEPEDFDPVAILDALRKNSENMTLFCQAGGIHVPSQQHPLYQLLEDLVVETTTPSGSGSFHPKTWVLRYTAPDSPVHYRFLCLSRNLTYARSWDTVLTLDGKLTDREYAYTRNHPLGDFIEALPNMAVRELGDERQERIATIQDEIRRVDFDPPDPFEEIAFHPFGIDSRDQWPFPDRSTDLVVVSPFLSRSLLSQLNPESRHATLISRWEELESLTETALEPWDEVFTLSRAAELDEQSDDLEMPSEDADESTLEDDEDALRSLHAKLFLVDDGWDARVYTGSANATRAAFTDNVEFLVELRGKKSKCGTGVLLGQKDSEMSLRDLLEPFQYDGTTSPDPIAEKLEKELRDIKQAVASSQISAFVEQSTEGEEYVFTLRTDGTSLSLPHKASLTARPISLQDRAATDVTLDSPELATFTLSYEAITSFIAFEATAEAASKTQSETFVLNIPLENAPTDRRQRLLRTIVNDRRRFLQFLALLLGDTDTTFGYLLSQTNWKDWDGTSRNGELEQFPLLEQLLRVLYQNPEQLDRVHELMTDLEAVSDEESVLPDGFTSVFDPIWAVKSGGEQ